In Silene latifolia isolate original U9 population chromosome X, ASM4854445v1, whole genome shotgun sequence, the following proteins share a genomic window:
- the LOC141617731 gene encoding uncharacterized protein LOC141617731, with the protein MEVVSSAESGGVGGGGGGGEGGTGVVDSGAGSIVWVRRRNGSWWPGRILGPQDLSASHLMSPRSGTPVKLLGREDASVDWYNLEKSKRVKAFRCGEFDDCIERASASQGLPTKKREKYARREDAILHALELEKQFHEKKYGKLVKPLRENSADSERKITVAPLRASNDDLCQPGRKLGKSNLMEKNHAPLLAQKAKDAIHPGFEDHTITPSSRLRGLHELRYNTMPMNRMLNSTTSEDSNRTAIDGSAYAVSGSGPCLKNSSDSDSSNSIGKGKRLLDSFAEEPIRKRHHGLRPFVNVKQNSAELHNQSLQPDISLKGISGDGMHFTVYTPAESSKLLSTNQGPQGQMETPFSRLEVDTRLPQQVAFVEEAFSGSSEETESDSSETHSVEPRVEAGMLLSDADTSMRAQSRLRDRLTMQAGQESISNDESDEPSIDNRSQFHYLDQNASGAEVSKWQLKGKRNVRNLGKRPTSGRPLNQSLSYYNDNDADLSEDDLDLHPHGYLLNEAAARRQSYLGPNRNRIDWELAWGRPLRRYWEERGGCFSPMFNGRDMLIDVELTVQGKREGEHVPWVSLMSKLNGKAIIGHPIQIETLKDGSTEILMSTSDESDRGKVPPVWRTARRTPRPGHSPQMDVDETLHLHQSGKVRNSVSKGKKTAPRKGGHLPSNQKTKHLSSLGLDQKIKPIDSSPQTVACIPVKLAFSRLLEAVGRPPSGPAKHQGDKSLLCASL; encoded by the exons ATGGAGGTGGTGAGCTCGGCGGAGAGTGGAGGAGTAGgcggcggaggaggaggaggcgaaGGAGGAACGGGGGTGGTGGATAGCGGGGCGGGATCGATAGTGTGGGTACGAAGACGAAACGGGTCGTGGTGGCCTGGTAGAATACTTGGACCTCAAGACCTTTCTGCTTCTCATCTTATGTCTCCTCGATCTGGTACTCCTGTTAAACTTCTCGGCCGCGAAGACGCCAGTGT GGATTGGTACAATCTTGAAAAATCCAAGCGTGTGAAAGCATTTAGATGTGGCGAGTTTGATGATTGCATTGAGAGAGCCTCGGCCTCTCAAGGACTTCCAACAAAAAAACGTGAGAAATATGCACGCCGAGAAGATGCGATTCTTCATGCGCTCGAACTCGAAAAGCAATTTCATGAAAAAAAGTATGGGAAATTGGTTAAGCCATTGAGAGAAAACTCAGCAGATTCAGAAAGGAAAATAACTGTGGCACCATTAAGAGCAAGCAACGATGACTTGTGTCAACCAGGCAGAAAATTGGGTAAATCAAATCTGATGGAGAAAAACCATGCTCCACTTCTTGCGCAGAAAGCTAAAGATGCAATTCATCCTGGTTTCGAAGATCACACCATCACTCCGAGCTCTCGGCTAAGGGGTTTACATGAgttgagatataatacaatgccgATGAATAGAATGCTCAATTCCACCACTTCTGAAGATTCAAACCGAACTGCAATTGATGGTAGTGCATATGCTGTTTCAGGCAGTGGACCTTGCTTGAAGAATTCTAGTGACTCTGATTCAAGTAACTCGATTGGCAAGGGGAAGAGATTGCTGGATAGCTTTGCTGAGGAGCCTATTCGTAAAAGACATCATGGGCTTCGCCCTTTTGTTAATGTAAAGCAAAATAGTGCAGAGTTGCATAATCAATCTTTACAGCCTGACATCTCTCTTAAGGGGATTTCTGGAGATGGAATGCATTTTACTGTGTACACACCAGCTGAATCATCCAAATTATTAAGCACTAACCAAGGCCCACAGGGGCAAATGGAAACACCCTTTTCCCGGCTTGAGGTGGATACACGTTTACCTCAACAGGTTGCTTTTGTTGAAGAGGCTTTTTCTGGATCATCTGAGGAAACTGAATCTGACTCATCAGAGACTCATTCTGTAGAGCCACGAGTGGAAGCGGGGATGTTGCTTTCAG ATGCTGACACTAGCATGCGAGCACAGTCAAGATTACGTGATAGATTGACTATGCAGGCAGGCCAAGAAAGTATAAGCAATGACGAATCTGATGAACCGTCTATTGACAATAGGTCTCAGTTTCATTATCTTGATCAAAATGCTAGCGGTGCGGAGGTTTCTAAATGGCAGTTGAAAGGGAAAAGAAATGTCCGTAATCTGGGCAAGAGACCTACAAGTGGGAGGCCactgaatcagagtctgagttACTATAATGACAATGATGCTGATTTGAGTGAGGATGATCTTGACCTCCATCCACATGGATACTTGCTGAATGAAGCTGCAGCCAGAAGGCAAAGTTATTTGGGTCCAAATAGGAATAGGATTGATTGGGAATTAGCATGGGGAAGACCTTTACGAAGATACTGGGAAGAAAGAGGGGGTTGCTTTAGTCCAATGTTTAATGGGCGGGATATGTTGATAGATGTAGAACTCACAGTACAAGGAAAGCGTGAAGGTGAGCATGTACCTTGGGTTTCTCTAATGAGCAAGTTAAACGGGAAGGCCATTATAGGTCACCCTATCCAGATTGAGACCCTTAAAGATGGGTCTACAGAAATTCTTATGTCAACAAGCGACGAGTCTGATAGAGGCAAAGTTCCGCCAGTATGGAGAACTGCCAGGAGGACACCACGTCCTGGTCATTCACCCCAGATGGATGTTGACGAGACTCTGCATCTTCATCAATCTGGGAAAGTACGTAATTCTGTCTCTAAAGGAAAGAAGACGGCTCCGAGGAAAGGAGGGCACCTACCTTCAAACCAGAAAACTAAGCATCTGTCTTCACTTGGTTTAGATCAGAAGATTAAACCTATCGACTCAAGCCCCCAGACGGTAGCCTGTATTCCTGTGAAACTTGCGTTTAGTAGATTACTTGAGGCGGTTGGTCGGCCGCCATCTGGACCTGCTAAGCATCAAGGAGACAAATCCCTCTTGTGTGCTTCTCTGTAA
- the LOC141621987 gene encoding uncharacterized protein LOC141621987: MEGKVIAVVVVAGLLGLVAIVLSFVGEATRIKADQVVYSTEDGYCYYPETPAMALGIVAAILLLMQQIVISVGAGCFCCSRHPCPSDCPGICSIICFVFSWLKCIGAFSMLISAALLNNMNYLVKNYSTESNLCPVPKPGYFAGAGVICFFSVALSFISYFLLMCSRNKGARQLSNDRGVAMGQPQLPKEQV; the protein is encoded by the exons ATGGAAGGGAAGGTGATAGCAGTCGTAGTAGTAGCGGGACTTCTTGGTCTAGTCGCAATTGTGCTGAGCTTTGTTGGGGAAGCCACCAGGATTAAG GCAGACCAGGTTGTGTATTCAACAGAGGATGGGTATTGCTATTACCCGGAAACCCCAGCAATGGCACTCGGGATAGTTGCTGCAATCCTCTTGCTGATGCAGCAAATCGTGATAAGTGTTGGAGCAGGCTGCTTCTGCTGCTCACGGCATCCTTGTCCATCAGACTGTCCCGGGATATGTTCCATTATTTGCTTTGTTTTCTCTtg GTTGAAATGTATTGGTGCGTTCTCAATGCTGATTAGTGCggccctactcaacaatatgaaCTACCTGGTTAAAAACTACAGTACCGAGAGCAACCTATGCCCAGTTCCCAAGCCAGGCTACTTTGCAGGTGCTGGGGTGATCTGCTTCTTCAGCGTTGCCCTCAGCTTCATTTCTTACTTTCTCTTGATGTGCAGCCGCAACAAAGGCGCTCGCCAGCTATCTAATGACCGTGGTGTTGCCATGGGACAACCCCAATTGCCTAAAGAACAAGTCTGA
- the LOC141621988 gene encoding uncharacterized protein LOC141621988 has product MEGKVIAVVVIAGLLGLVAVVLGFVGEATKIKADEVVYSREDGYCYYPKTPAMALGIVAAILLLIQQIVISVGAGCFCCSRHPCPSGCGGICSIVCFVFSWLSCIGAFMVLISAAAVNNMNYMVKNYSTKSNPCPVAKPGYYAGAAVYCLFSVTLSFISYFVLMCSRNKGARGLSNDHGIAFGQPQLPKHQQV; this is encoded by the exons ATGGAAGGGAAAGTGATAGCAGTAGTAGTAATAGCGGGACTTCTTGGTCTAGTCGCGGTTGTGCTGGGCTTTGTTGGGGAGGCCACCAAAATTAAG GCAGACGAGGTTGTGTATTCAAGAGAAGATGGGTATTGCTATTACCCGAAAACCCCAGCAATGGCATTGGGGATAGTTGCCGCAATCCTATTACTGATACAACAAATAGTGATAAGCGTCGGGGCAGGCTGTTTCTGCTGCTCACGGCATCCTTGTCCATCAGGCTGTGGCGGGATATGTTCCATTGTTTGCTTCGTTTTCTCTTG GTTGTCCTGTATTGGTGCTTTCATGGTGCTGATTAGTGCGGCGGCAGTCAACAATATGAACTACATGGTAAAAAACTACAGTACCAAGAGCAATCCATGCCCAGTTGCCAAGCCAGGCTACTATGCAGGGGCAGCGGTGTACTGTCTTTTCAGCGTCACCCTCAGCTTCATTTCTTACTTTGTCTTGATGTGCAGCCGAAACAAAGGTGCTCGCGGGCTGTCTAATGACCATGGTATTGCCTTTGGACAGCCCCAATTGCCTAAACATCAGCAAGTTTGA